In a genomic window of [Empedobacter] haloabium:
- the ffh gene encoding signal recognition particle protein: MLDNLTQRLAKVVKTMRGEARLTEANTAEMLREVRLALLEADVALPAVREFIGKVKEKALGEEVISSLTPGQALVGVVQRELGALMGADLGPEATQLSFAQQPPAIILMAGLQGVGKTTTVGKLAKYLREEKKKKVLTVSADVYRPAAIAQLQSVTGQAGADFFPSSSTDKPVDIALAALDWAKKHYHDVLIVDTAGRLGIDEEMMKEIAAVHGAVKPVETLFVVDAMLGQDAINTAKAFNEALPLTGIVLTKLDGDSRGGAALSVRHITGKPIKFAGVSEKLDGLEPFDPARMANRILGMGDILALVEEARKGVDQKAAADLAAKVKSGGKFDMNDFKAQLGQMKKMGGMASLVDKLPAQFQQAAGGANMDQADKQVRRMVGIIDSMTPAERAKPELIKAARKRRIAAGAGVQVQEVNRMLNQFEQMQTMMKKLSGGGMMKMMRSMKGMMPGLR, from the coding sequence ATGCTAGACAATCTGACTCAACGCCTCGCCAAGGTCGTCAAGACCATGCGCGGCGAGGCCCGCCTGACCGAGGCGAACACCGCCGAGATGCTGCGCGAAGTGCGCCTGGCGCTGCTGGAGGCCGACGTGGCGCTGCCGGCGGTGCGCGAATTCATCGGCAAGGTCAAGGAGAAGGCGCTGGGCGAGGAAGTGATCTCGTCCCTGACGCCGGGCCAGGCCCTGGTCGGCGTCGTGCAGCGCGAACTGGGCGCGCTGATGGGGGCCGACCTGGGTCCGGAAGCAACGCAACTGAGCTTTGCGCAGCAACCGCCCGCGATCATCCTGATGGCGGGCCTGCAGGGTGTCGGTAAAACCACCACCGTCGGCAAGCTGGCCAAGTACCTGCGCGAAGAGAAGAAGAAGAAAGTGCTGACCGTCTCTGCCGACGTCTATCGTCCCGCCGCGATCGCCCAGCTGCAGTCCGTCACGGGCCAGGCCGGCGCCGACTTCTTCCCATCGTCGTCCACCGACAAGCCGGTCGATATCGCGCTGGCCGCGCTGGACTGGGCCAAGAAGCACTATCACGACGTGCTGATCGTCGACACGGCCGGCCGCCTCGGTATCGACGAAGAGATGATGAAGGAAATCGCGGCCGTGCATGGCGCCGTCAAGCCGGTCGAGACGCTGTTCGTCGTCGACGCGATGCTGGGCCAGGACGCGATCAACACGGCCAAGGCCTTCAACGAGGCGCTGCCGCTGACCGGTATCGTGCTGACCAAGCTCGATGGCGATTCGCGCGGCGGCGCGGCGCTGTCGGTGCGCCATATCACCGGCAAGCCGATCAAGTTCGCCGGCGTGTCCGAAAAGCTCGATGGCCTGGAGCCGTTCGATCCGGCGCGCATGGCCAACCGCATCCTGGGCATGGGCGACATCCTCGCGCTGGTCGAGGAAGCGCGCAAGGGCGTCGACCAGAAGGCCGCGGCCGACCTGGCGGCCAAGGTCAAGTCGGGCGGCAAGTTCGACATGAACGACTTCAAGGCGCAGCTGGGCCAGATGAAGAAGATGGGCGGCATGGCCAGCCTGGTGGACAAGCTGCCGGCGCAGTTCCAGCAGGCCGCCGGCGGCGCCAACATGGACCAGGCGGACAAGCAGGTGCGCCGCATGGTCGGCATCATCGACTCGATGACGCCGGCCGAACGGGCCAAGCCGGAACTGATCAAGGCCGCGCGCAAGCGCCGCATCGCGGCCGGCGCCGGCGTGCAGGTGCAGGAAGTGAACCGCATGCTCAATCAGTTCGAGCAGATGCAGACGATGATGAAAAAGCTGTCGGGTGGCGGCATGATGAAGATGATGCGCTCGATGAAGGGCATGATGCCTGGGCTGCGCTGA